The DNA window TATGTATGGAGCCCCGTCACAGGTCTAAGTGCAGGCAATATCGCTACGCCTACTGCAAGTCCAGCAACGACGACGGTGTATTCCGTCATCGTCACCGATGCGTATGGCTGCCAGACGACCGGCAAAGTAACCGTCACCGTCAGCTCGAATGTTGTGCCAAAAGTGACTCCGGCAGGCCCGGTCGTGATCTGCAAAACCGATAGTGTCGTACTACATGCACAGAAAGGTTTTGCGACCTATCACTGGAGTACCGGCAGCACCGACGATTCGATCGTCGTCAGACAAGCAGGAAGCTACACTGTCGATGTAACGACGTCAAGTGGTTGCAGCGGGACGTCGCTGCCGGTCGTTGTAACCATTAGTCCCGATCCCGTCGCGACGATCAGTCCGGCAGGTCCGGTCGAGATATGTAGCGGCACAACCGTAACGTTGACGGCGAACGCAGCATCGGGTTATCTCTGGAGCACGGGCGAAACCACACGTTCGATCGTCGTATCCTCTGCTGGAAATTACTCGGTGACAATCAGCAGTGCCGCCGGATGCTCTGCGACATCGCAACCGGTGATCGTAACGATCGCGCCACCTGTACATCCGACGATCGCAGGACCGACATCCATCTGTGTCGGCGGCGGCGCAGAGAATTATTCAATCCCAGCGAATGCAGGCTCGAGTTATGATTGGACCCCAACGAACGGTACCATTACCTCCGGGCAAGGCACGAATACTGCTACCATACAATGGGCAGATGCAACACCCGGCACCGCATCATTGAGGGTTATTGAAACGACAGCAGGAGGTTGTAAAGATACCGGGACATTGTCGATCACGATCACCGCAGGATTACAACCGACAATTACCGGCGGACCACTCAGTTTCTGTGATGGCGATTCCGTCACGCTGGATGCAGGCGCAGGATACGACACGTATCAATGGAAGAAGGATGGGACGGATATCGGCGGAGCCACGGCACAAACACTTCGCGTTGGCAGCAGCGGTGCATACTCGGTTGCCGTGTCGAATACTGCCGGCTGCAACGGTGTTTCCGCTTCGGTAACGGTTACGGTCTTCCCTACTCCGCCTATACCGACGATCACACAGACAAACGATTCGCTGATCAGCTCATCGGCAAGTACATATCAATGGACATTCGGCGGCTCAGTAATCCCTGGTGCTACGGGACAGGTACTCACCCCTACCCCACCTGGAGTATACACGGTAACGATCACCGATGCGAACGGCTGTGAGAATACCTCGGCTCCGTTGACCGTGAATCCGACAGTGCTCGCATCCGCAACCGTGAGCGTGCCGGCGAGTATCGTCGCTGTCCCGGGCGATCCGGTACAGATCCCGATCACTCTGTCGAATGCAGTGAATCTCGCGCAACGCGGCGCACGCAATTATGTCGGCGTTATCCGTTTCAATAGCTCGATGCTTGCGTCGGTAGGCTCCACCGCAATCGGTGCCATGAACGGTGTCGAGCGGCTCGTTCCGTTCAGCGGCACGACAACTCCTGCAAGCGGCACACTGCAGACACTTGATTTCGTCGCTACACTTGGGACCGATAGTTGTACCGATGTTATAATCGATACATTCTACTGGACAGATGCGGTCGTTGCCGTTACCCGCAATAACGGTACGTTCTGTGAAACCGGATTTTGCAGTAGTGGTGGTACTGTTCGATTGATCGATCCGACGGGGATACTGAAGCTCGGGCAAAGTTACCCGAACCCTGCAACTGACATCGTGCGGATCGACTTCGAAGTGATCGAAGACGGCGTCACGAGTCTGACGCTCGATGATCTGTTCGGACGAGAAGTCCGGACGATATTCTCGAATCCGCTCAAAGCAGGTCCGTATTCACGGACGTTCGATGTTTCGGGCCTTGCGAACGGTAGTTATCTTTATTCGCTGCGGACACCGACGACGGTGCTCACGCGCATTATGCAGATCACCCACTAATCGGAACGAACGCATCATGCGCGCTATCACACGCATTCTCTTCTCTGTCGCTGCTTCGCTCATACTGGTTTCCGGTGCGTTTGCACAGGATACAATTTCGTATGAACGCCGTCCGAGTGTCGGCATCGTCGGTGGGCTCGCATTGAACCAGCACAGCGGCAATTTCGAACAACTGCCCGGCGTCCCGAATTGCGGCTCGATCTTTACAAACGGATTTGGCATCGGGCCGGATCTGGGGCTGCAATACAGACTCCCGATCGACGAGAATCTATCGATCGCCGTCAGGGGCCTCTACCTCTCACACGGAGGGACGTTCAATGCCGACGAGCACATTCCGCTTTCTGTCGGCGGTGTGCTCACAGCCGCAACCGATCGTCATACGCTGGATGTCTCGTTGAGTTCGCTGGCTCTGCAACCGATCGCACAATACGATCTGACCCCGCAACTCGGTGTGTTTGCCGGGTTGCAACTGAGCTATTTGCTCAGCGCAAGCTTCGCACAACACGAAGAACTGACATCTCCATCGAACGGAGTATTCTATGAGAATCGTCAGCGAACGAGGAATCAACAATCGGGCTCGATCCCCGATGTATCAACGATCGGCGCTGCGATCGTCGTCGGCGCAGGCTATCAATTGCCCCTGAATAGTTCAGGTACGCTTCATGCCGTACCGCAAGCGTTTTTTTCGATCGGACTTGCCCAGCAAGTGAGCGGTATCGACTGGAAGACGAACACGTTCAATGCGGCGGTCGCGGTGGAATACTCACCACGCAAGGAAGTTGCAGTTCCTCCTCCGCCTCCACCACCCCCGCCGCCGGCACCAACCCCGGTTCCCCCGCCGCCGATCGCAGCAAACATTCGAGCTGTCGGACTTACCAACGACGGTACCGAAACGCCGGCCATCGATGTCGTCGTCGAAGAACTCTACGCCAAGAATTTAGCGCCGATACTTCCGTTCGTGTTTTTCGACTCGGTATCGACTGCGATCCCGAACCGCATGCACATGATCGGCTCCGACGAAGCCGTTCGGTTCGAAGTCAACAAAGTTGCTACGAGCAATGCGCTCACGACGCACATGGATATGCTCAATATCATCGGTAGTCGCCTTGCCGCGTCGCCGAGCACACGAGTGACACTGACAGGGATTGTACATAGCACGACGGCACCCGCAATTGCGCGTGCACGAGCGGAGAACGTTCGAGATTATTTCACACGTATCTGGAAGATTGCAAAGAATCGGATCGTCATACAAACACAACCATCGCAGGTTGCTTCGAATCTCGACCCGGACATCATCACGGAAGAGAATCGGGTCGAGATCGCATCGAACGATGAGAGTCTGTTCGATCCGCTGGTAACCGTCGATACCGTACGGGCGGCTGAACCGCCTGCGCTGCGAATCTATCCGTTTGCGCTGCATATCTCGCGAGCAAGCGCGTGGCATATCGCAGCCCTTCAGAATGGCCAAGTTATTGCGTCGTGGGACGCTCGTGATTCAGTCCTCCCCGCTCATCTCGATTGGCAATTCACCGATCGCACACTTCCCAAGTATCCGGGCTCGCTGATGTTCGAGCTCACTGTGACGGACTCAATCGGCCGGTCAACCACATCGAGCACGTCGCTTCCGATCCGACAAGTCACGCTCGGCAAAGAACGTGCGACGCTCGTTGCAGGAAAGTCGATCGAACGATACAATCTCATTGTCTTCGATCGAGGATCATCGTCGTTAACACAGCATCACCGCAGGCTCACGGACCGAATTCGTGCCGAGATCAAACCGAACTCCAGCATCAGCGTGATCGGCTATACCGACCGCGTCGGCGAAGCTGCATACAATCAACGTCTGTCGGAAGATCGCGCGCAGGTAGTTGCAAAGGCACTGAATGTGGGATCAAATGCACAGGTTCGAGGGATCGGGGAAACGCAAGACCTCTATTCGAATACGCTCCCCGAAGGACGATTTTTTTGTCGAACGGTCGTGATCACGATCGAGACACAGCAGAAAACGCCATAGCACCGACACTACTTGAGCGTGTAACTTGTCAGTGTCATCGTCTGCGTCTCCGTTAAGGCACTAGAGTCGAGAGCACTGGAAATCTCTTGGTCGAGTGTAAAGTAACCGATCGACGGTGCAAAATCTACGTTACGTATTATATTAATCGTTTGTGTTAACAAACCACCGCTGCTTGGGTCGGTCGTCGTGGCTGTCGCGGCAAGAAGCATCTTGATCCGGCTTGTTTGCAGCAATTTCCCTTGCACGTCTGCAAATCCTGAACCGAGAAACGACACAGTATCGTACATCAATTCGTGAATTTGTTCGCCCTGAACGTTCAAGGTAGAATCCATCACTAAACCATTCCACGGTTGATGCGTGTACACAGGGTATGGGACCCAGATGGACTGATCTGGAAATGCCAGGCTTCCGACCTGCTGTGTGACGTCACCGGACGATTCGAAGTTATAGAACACATCCTCGGGCGGAGTGAACCCGTCGTTCACTGAACGAAGTACGTGCAACACGTTACGATGACTACCAAGCAACACTCCCGATTCAATGACAGAATCCGTTACAGTGATCGTATCGAATCCTCCGAATGCTCCGGGACTCGATAGCTGCGTATAGTGAAAGACACTCCCCGGCCCGGGCATGACAGAAATCCCGCCGGATCCGCTATTTACCGACGAGTCACTGCAGCCATAAAACTGTACTACCACCAGCACGACAGCGAGCGCGAAGCAACGACTATTGGTACTCATGTGCATCTATCGGTTTACCGGATAGGGGTTGAGACAGAAACACACTGATTACAAAATCCGCCTGGGGGATTGCTCGGATCGCCGCAGAAATTCGTCGGCATCGCACCCCCATACGTATAACTATTCGATTGGCCGAAAAGCAGTCCGTTATATGGCGATTCGTTCGGTCCGGCCTGTGAAGGGTAATACGCCGGGAAGACTTCCGTGCGTCGGTATTGCACTCTGCTTCCTTGCGTCAGCGGTGCACAAGAACACATTCCACCAACGACTACGATGATAAGAAGCAAAGAACCGATCGTACGACGCATGATACTCCCCTTAACGACGTGAATGACTACCGATATAATACGCCGACGGAGTGAAGAGTTTCAGTCACATCTGACCAAGCTAATAGTAGCTGATAACGGCCGTCAGCAGCACGCCTGCATCGGATCGTTTTGTGTTGATATTCGCAAACCCCACGAGACCGATACCGACGTATTGCAGGAGTGTGTAATGCGCTTGTAGTTGGATCGGTACGCCGAACCCCCATTCATAGGTATTGACATGTGAAGCGTTCGTATCGACGGGGACCGGAGCACCGACGCGGCCTCGGCCGCGTCGCCAGTTCGTTGCGAAACTATACCACGACAATCCGGCAGAGGCCGAGAGGGTGAGCTGTTCGGGCAGGAAACCGTATGCGATCAGATCGCGCGGCGCTGTTGCATAGCCGACGGTGGCATCGATCTCGGTCCAGGAGTACCGAGGAGGAGTTCGTTGTACACTCGTGTTTCTCAAGATGTCGCCGCCAAGCAGCAAGTGATACGATTGCCATGACAATCCACCGGCATATGCCAGCGGCGCCGTATGAGCCAACGCTCCACTACCACCAATCCCAGCCCAGAGCGTAATGTGGTGGTTATGCTGCTCTCGCATGCCGAGGACGCCGATGCTTCGGCTGCCTGACTCAGCTCCCCAATCATCCGAACTGCGTTCGGGAAATTCCTGGGATCGCGCAATATTAGCTCTCAGAAGCGATACGACGAACAATCCAATACCGAGTAGCACCAATACTCTCTGCCGACTCTCGCATCTCCCCCAATTGCGTTTCCTCCAGTACATCATAGAGGAAAGACACAGGAACGAACAAAGAGTTTCGACCCCCAAATCGAACGGCGAACCATACCTCACTGTTGGACTCTATCATCATTTCGGAATCGCCCATGCAGCAG is part of the Bacteroidota bacterium genome and encodes:
- a CDS encoding OmpA family protein translates to MRAITRILFSVAASLILVSGAFAQDTISYERRPSVGIVGGLALNQHSGNFEQLPGVPNCGSIFTNGFGIGPDLGLQYRLPIDENLSIAVRGLYLSHGGTFNADEHIPLSVGGVLTAATDRHTLDVSLSSLALQPIAQYDLTPQLGVFAGLQLSYLLSASFAQHEELTSPSNGVFYENRQRTRNQQSGSIPDVSTIGAAIVVGAGYQLPLNSSGTLHAVPQAFFSIGLAQQVSGIDWKTNTFNAAVAVEYSPRKEVAVPPPPPPPPPPAPTPVPPPPIAANIRAVGLTNDGTETPAIDVVVEELYAKNLAPILPFVFFDSVSTAIPNRMHMIGSDEAVRFEVNKVATSNALTTHMDMLNIIGSRLAASPSTRVTLTGIVHSTTAPAIARARAENVRDYFTRIWKIAKNRIVIQTQPSQVASNLDPDIITEENRVEIASNDESLFDPLVTVDTVRAAEPPALRIYPFALHISRASAWHIAALQNGQVIASWDARDSVLPAHLDWQFTDRTLPKYPGSLMFELTVTDSIGRSTTSSTSLPIRQVTLGKERATLVAGKSIERYNLIVFDRGSSSLTQHHRRLTDRIRAEIKPNSSISVIGYTDRVGEAAYNQRLSEDRAQVVAKALNVGSNAQVRGIGETQDLYSNTLPEGRFFCRTVVITIETQQKTP